In Pseudobacter ginsenosidimutans, the following are encoded in one genomic region:
- a CDS encoding CBS domain-containing protein → MLAASIAPDILDNTTVKQVFLKNENYIPADPEAAISPDDNLTKAIEMMAKHNLEILPVADSLNGKIAGSISFRDILSAYRLQLDEHDEKISISLKRRTLKMIVRSKNRVSVLKKD, encoded by the coding sequence TTGCTTGCCGCCAGTATTGCACCTGATATCCTCGATAATACAACCGTTAAACAGGTTTTTCTAAAGAACGAGAATTACATACCTGCTGATCCGGAAGCTGCTATCAGTCCCGATGATAATCTGACCAAAGCCATTGAAATGATGGCAAAACATAACCTGGAAATATTGCCGGTGGCAGACTCTCTTAATGGAAAAATCGCAGGATCAATTTCCTTCAGGGATATTCTGTCAGCCTACCGGCTTCAGTTAGATGAGCATGATGAAAAGATCAGTATTTCATTGAAAAGAAGAACACTGAAAATGATCGTGCGTAGCAAGAACAGAGTTTCGGTACTGAAGAAAGATTGA
- a CDS encoding bestrophin family protein produces the protein MLLKNNIPLRYIFGKIRNELVFMLIYTTAIAIFHEYVHFTPISIPLAVPAILGTVISLLLGFRSNQAYDRWWEARHIWGAIVNDSRTLARQVLTYTDVLYPGDEVQRFRERMIRRQIAWCYSLGQTLRQKPPAAGLEPYLNVKELQFLSHYDHVPGALLEMHGRNLREAQEEGWINRYQQVEIDRTLTRLCDSMGKCERIKNTVFPSTYSLYIHFSLLLFICLLPFSLIEYFGFFEIPLVMAVSACFLLIEKMAIHLQDPFENKPTDTPMTTIARNIEKNLRQMLRDQELPQTHAEEGGKKQKVYYIM, from the coding sequence ATGCTATTAAAAAACAATATTCCGCTGCGGTACATCTTCGGGAAGATACGCAATGAGCTGGTCTTCATGTTGATTTACACAACAGCCATTGCAATTTTTCATGAGTATGTGCATTTCACGCCTATCAGCATCCCGCTTGCTGTACCGGCGATACTTGGAACAGTGATATCCCTCCTGCTTGGCTTCCGGAGCAACCAGGCATATGATCGCTGGTGGGAGGCAAGACATATCTGGGGCGCCATCGTAAATGATTCACGGACGCTCGCAAGACAGGTACTCACTTATACGGATGTATTGTATCCGGGAGATGAAGTACAAAGATTCCGTGAAAGAATGATCAGAAGACAGATCGCCTGGTGTTACAGTCTCGGACAAACGCTGCGGCAGAAGCCGCCTGCAGCAGGCCTCGAGCCATATCTCAACGTGAAAGAGCTGCAGTTCCTTTCACACTACGATCATGTGCCCGGAGCCCTGCTGGAAATGCATGGCCGCAACCTTCGCGAAGCTCAGGAAGAAGGTTGGATCAACCGCTACCAGCAGGTGGAGATCGATCGCACACTTACACGCCTGTGCGATTCAATGGGTAAATGTGAAAGGATCAAGAACACAGTGTTTCCCAGTACATACAGTTTGTACATTCACTTTTCTTTGCTGCTGTTCATCTGTTTATTACCATTCAGTTTGATCGAGTATTTCGGATTTTTTGAGATACCGTTAGTGATGGCTGTATCGGCATGTTTCTTACTGATTGAAAAGATGGCGATCCATTTACAGGATCCATTTGAGAACAAGCCAACAGATACGCCGATGACCACCATTGCGAGGAATATCGAAAAGAATCTCAGACAAATGTTGCGCGACCAGGAATTGCCGCAGACTCATGCAGAAGAAGGAGGTAAGAAACAGAAGGTGTATTATATCATGTAG
- a CDS encoding universal stress protein — translation MRNVLIPTDYSLASLELVEKTVQSLQHQNLNIILFHAFEIPFHASDIVGNNGKLPYRDIVTDAFRNGCKRLKEQHPKAIQSILLRHLYGNTSAVFHNFCDANEIDLIVIPDHFVFNPVHPQSVNPAPLFKKAGVPLLKTFAPAKKLQAVPASTSPERNAVIENEYNVTETEVYAIKKQYSAAVHLREDTQ, via the coding sequence ATGAGAAATGTATTGATTCCCACAGATTACTCACTGGCATCGCTGGAACTGGTGGAAAAAACCGTTCAGAGCCTGCAACACCAGAACCTGAATATTATTCTTTTCCATGCTTTCGAGATCCCTTTCCATGCCAGCGATATTGTAGGCAATAATGGAAAACTGCCTTACAGGGACATCGTTACTGATGCATTCCGCAATGGATGCAAGCGACTGAAAGAGCAGCATCCCAAAGCCATTCAGAGCATTTTACTCCGGCATCTTTATGGCAATACATCCGCCGTATTCCATAATTTCTGTGATGCCAATGAGATCGATCTCATTGTTATTCCGGATCATTTCGTATTCAATCCTGTACATCCGCAGAGCGTAAATCCTGCTCCCTTGTTCAAAAAAGCAGGTGTCCCGTTATTGAAAACATTCGCGCCGGCAAAGAAGCTGCAGGCAGTTCCTGCCAGCACTTCGCCAGAGAGGAATGCAGTTATTGAAAACGAATACAACGTAACAGAAACAGAAGTCTATGCTATTAAAAAACAATATTCCGCTGCGGTACATCTTCGGGAAGATACGCAATGA
- a CDS encoding HAMP domain-containing sensor histidine kinase codes for MKTALLFTAITAALILAISMSVYYFTSRFAFNDFLKRLELRAALSSRILFEKDQVSADALNELRDQYLEVLPHEKEYVFRYDSINQHLLRRHDLPLNMSFVKEVENKQGGVVFEHVKGVYYAGLLYNNTKDGRYLIIKSAVNKHGEDMLRNLLRTKAIAFIFSVVVVFSISLFFSRKTLEPVRKIISQVNNISAHNMHLRLEEKEDQQGKDEIGELAGTFNKMLDRLQTSVETQNNFVSNASHELRTPLTAIIGEADIALSKARSQDEYRNSLMIISREAGRLHKLTSSLLNLAKSGFDGKKQNWELLRMDELAFTVKESIDEIDPQNQLQLDFTALPADEDRISVLGNLNLLKLALTNVAMNACKYSNNRIVRLSVESSGKKVLVVITDEGIGIPADELKHIYEPFFRASNTNSYEGYGVGLPLTQAILRLHTGNIDVHSEENRGTIVTLTLPMAAHSDHVV; via the coding sequence ATGAAAACCGCACTCCTGTTCACGGCCATCACGGCCGCACTCATTCTCGCCATCAGTATGAGTGTATATTATTTTACCAGCCGTTTCGCTTTCAACGATTTCCTGAAAAGGCTGGAACTGAGAGCAGCGCTATCTTCCCGCATCCTCTTCGAAAAAGACCAGGTCTCCGCAGATGCCCTGAACGAGCTGCGCGATCAGTACCTGGAAGTTCTCCCGCACGAAAAAGAATACGTTTTCAGATACGATAGCATTAACCAGCATCTCCTTCGCCGGCATGACCTGCCACTCAATATGTCGTTTGTAAAAGAAGTGGAAAACAAACAAGGCGGAGTGGTGTTCGAGCATGTGAAGGGTGTGTATTATGCGGGACTTCTGTACAATAATACCAAAGATGGTCGTTACCTGATCATCAAATCCGCCGTGAACAAGCATGGGGAAGATATGCTCAGGAATCTGCTGCGCACCAAGGCCATCGCTTTTATCTTTTCAGTGGTAGTGGTATTCTCCATCAGTCTTTTTTTCTCGCGAAAAACACTGGAGCCTGTACGGAAGATCATCAGCCAGGTTAACAATATCAGCGCTCACAATATGCACCTGCGCCTGGAGGAAAAAGAGGACCAGCAGGGCAAGGATGAGATCGGGGAACTTGCCGGCACTTTCAACAAGATGCTCGATCGTTTACAAACCTCCGTTGAAACCCAGAACAATTTTGTGAGCAATGCTTCGCATGAGTTGCGCACGCCGCTCACCGCCATCATCGGAGAAGCCGATATCGCGCTCTCCAAAGCAAGGTCGCAGGATGAATACCGCAATTCACTCATGATCATTTCCCGCGAAGCAGGAAGACTGCACAAACTCACCAGCAGCCTGCTCAACCTGGCCAAATCAGGATTCGATGGAAAAAAGCAGAACTGGGAATTGCTGAGAATGGATGAGCTCGCCTTTACTGTGAAAGAATCCATCGATGAGATCGATCCGCAAAATCAGCTGCAACTGGATTTTACAGCTTTGCCGGCGGATGAAGACAGGATCTCTGTGCTGGGCAACCTCAACCTGCTCAAACTGGCGCTCACCAATGTAGCCATGAATGCCTGCAAATACTCCAATAACAGGATCGTAAGATTAAGCGTTGAATCCTCCGGTAAGAAAGTGCTGGTGGTGATCACCGATGAAGGCATCGGTATCCCCGCGGATGAGCTGAAACATATTTATGAGCCGTTTTTCAGGGCCTCCAATACGAATAGCTATGAAGGTTATGGCGTGGGCCTTCCGCTGACACAGGCCATCTTACGCCTTCACACCGGCAATATCGATGTACACTCGGAAGAGAACAGGGGCACTATCGTAACATTGACCCTGCCAATGGCTGCACATTCCGACCACGTTGTGTAA
- a CDS encoding response regulator transcription factor produces MRTLLIEDEAAVAVMINKGLSESGYSVTVAPDGHIGLDMALNNNFDIIILDIMLPGINGLELCKKLRRNDISTPILMLTALDSTENIVSGLDNGADDYMTKPFKFPELEARLRNLARRNSNAVKPSDLLQAGDLVVNTAAKSVHRNGQEITLTATEYRLLEFMLRNKGKVLSRIELLENVWSINFNMGTNVVDVYVNYLRKKIDKNSSVKLIHTVTGMGYIIKG; encoded by the coding sequence GTGAGAACATTGCTAATTGAAGATGAAGCAGCAGTTGCTGTAATGATCAACAAAGGACTGAGTGAATCTGGTTATTCCGTAACCGTGGCTCCTGACGGACATATCGGACTGGATATGGCGTTGAACAATAATTTCGACATCATTATACTGGATATCATGTTGCCGGGCATCAACGGTCTGGAGCTTTGCAAGAAACTTCGCCGCAACGATATCAGCACTCCCATCCTGATGCTGACAGCATTGGATTCCACAGAGAATATCGTGTCTGGTCTCGACAATGGCGCGGATGACTATATGACCAAGCCCTTCAAATTCCCCGAGCTGGAAGCCAGGCTGCGCAATCTCGCCAGGAGGAACAGCAATGCAGTGAAGCCTTCAGACCTGCTGCAGGCCGGAGACCTGGTAGTGAATACCGCTGCCAAATCCGTGCACCGGAACGGGCAGGAGATCACTCTTACAGCTACCGAATACCGCCTGCTCGAATTCATGCTGCGCAATAAAGGAAAAGTACTTTCCCGCATCGAGCTTCTGGAAAACGTATGGAGCATCAATTTCAACATGGGCACCAATGTGGTGGATGTGTATGTGAACTACCTGAGAAAGAAGATCGATAAAAACAGTTCTGTAAAACTGATCCATACTGTTACCGGCATGGGCTATATCATCAAAGGATAG
- a CDS encoding Hsp20/alpha crystallin family protein, protein MANIIKKENGHQPASFGNVVDQIFQNNLSRFFDDSFWGFNGLKEQRQVPVNIRESDNNYEIEMVIPGIQKEKLTIEAGNDMITVSYQNTEEKKEKKDNYIQQEYRHQAFSRNFRLNDTVDAGNITAKYEDGILRLSLPKNEKSKKVSRTIAIQ, encoded by the coding sequence ATGGCAAACATCATTAAAAAAGAAAATGGTCATCAACCGGCAAGTTTCGGAAACGTTGTGGATCAGATCTTTCAAAACAACTTGTCGCGCTTCTTCGATGATTCCTTCTGGGGATTCAATGGATTGAAAGAACAGCGCCAGGTCCCCGTTAATATCCGCGAGTCAGACAACAATTACGAGATCGAGATGGTGATACCCGGCATTCAGAAAGAAAAACTGACTATCGAAGCGGGTAACGACATGATCACGGTATCTTACCAGAACACAGAAGAGAAGAAGGAGAAAAAAGACAATTACATCCAGCAGGAATACCGTCACCAGGCGTTCAGCCGGAACTTCCGGCTGAACGACACAGTGGATGCCGGTAATATCACTGCAAAATACGAAGATGGCATCTTACGGCTTTCCCTGCCGAAAAATGAAAAGTCCAAAAAAGTTTCCAGAACAATCGCCATCCAGTAA
- the groL gene encoding chaperonin GroEL (60 kDa chaperone family; promotes refolding of misfolded polypeptides especially under stressful conditions; forms two stacked rings of heptamers to form a barrel-shaped 14mer; ends can be capped by GroES; misfolded proteins enter the barrel where they are refolded when GroES binds) gives MAKQLFFDTDARTKMKRGVDILANAVKVTLGPKGRNVVLEKKFGASAITKDGVSVAKEIELEDPIENMGAQMVKEVASKTADIAGDGTTTATVLAQAIIQEGLKNVAAGANPMDIKKGIDKAVTTIVASIREQSQPVGIDARKITQVATISANNDETIGKLIAEAFEKVGREGVITVEEARGTETTVDVVKGMQFDRGYISPYFVTNSEKMQTVLENPFVLLYDKKISVMKDLIPVLEKIAQSGRPLLIIAEDLDGEALATLVVNKLRGILKVAAVKAPGFGDRRKEMLQDIAVLTDGKLISEEQGFKLENADLSFLGSAESVTIDKDNTTIVGGKGNREEIDARVKQIRAQMENNTSDYDKEKLQERLAKLAGGVAVLYVGAATEVEMKEKKDRVDDALHATRAAVEEGIVPGGGITYIRSIDVLESLKGSNEDEQTGIAIVKRAVEEPLRQIVRNCGLEGSIVVQKVREGKNDYGFNARTEQYEPLLEAGVIDPAKVTRIAIENAASIAGMLLTTECVISNKPKKEEDAVATPAMSSMDY, from the coding sequence ATGGCAAAGCAACTTTTCTTTGATACAGATGCAAGAACAAAAATGAAAAGAGGTGTAGACATCCTGGCCAATGCAGTGAAGGTAACGCTGGGCCCCAAAGGCAGGAATGTTGTACTGGAGAAAAAATTCGGCGCATCCGCTATTACAAAGGATGGCGTAAGTGTGGCAAAGGAAATAGAGCTCGAAGATCCCATCGAAAACATGGGGGCTCAAATGGTAAAAGAGGTGGCCTCCAAAACCGCTGATATCGCCGGAGATGGAACAACAACAGCCACCGTGCTGGCGCAGGCCATCATACAGGAAGGCTTGAAAAATGTGGCTGCAGGCGCAAATCCTATGGACATCAAAAAAGGTATCGATAAGGCAGTGACCACTATCGTTGCTTCCATCAGGGAACAATCACAACCGGTTGGAATTGATGCCAGGAAGATCACACAGGTAGCCACTATTTCTGCCAACAACGATGAAACCATTGGGAAATTGATTGCAGAAGCCTTCGAAAAAGTTGGAAGGGAAGGCGTGATCACCGTGGAGGAAGCACGCGGTACGGAAACTACAGTGGACGTTGTGAAAGGCATGCAATTCGACAGGGGCTATATCTCCCCCTATTTCGTTACCAATTCAGAAAAAATGCAGACCGTACTGGAAAATCCCTTCGTGCTGCTGTACGATAAAAAGATATCAGTGATGAAGGACCTGATACCCGTACTGGAAAAAATTGCACAGTCAGGTCGCCCTTTACTGATCATTGCAGAAGACCTGGATGGAGAAGCATTGGCAACCCTGGTGGTGAACAAGCTCAGGGGTATCCTGAAAGTAGCTGCAGTGAAGGCTCCCGGCTTCGGAGACAGGAGAAAGGAAATGCTGCAGGACATTGCAGTGCTTACCGATGGAAAACTGATCAGCGAAGAACAGGGTTTCAAACTGGAAAATGCGGACCTCAGTTTCCTCGGTTCCGCAGAATCCGTCACTATCGATAAAGACAATACCACTATCGTTGGTGGAAAAGGGAACAGGGAAGAGATCGATGCCAGGGTAAAACAGATCAGGGCACAAATGGAAAACAATACTTCCGACTACGATAAGGAGAAGCTTCAGGAACGACTGGCAAAACTGGCTGGTGGAGTGGCGGTATTGTACGTAGGCGCGGCTACTGAAGTGGAAATGAAAGAGAAAAAAGACCGCGTGGATGATGCATTGCATGCTACACGCGCAGCAGTGGAAGAAGGCATCGTACCGGGAGGTGGTATCACATATATCCGTTCCATCGATGTGCTGGAGTCCCTCAAAGGCAGCAATGAAGATGAGCAAACAGGTATTGCTATTGTGAAGCGGGCAGTGGAAGAACCACTTCGGCAGATCGTAAGGAACTGCGGGCTGGAGGGCAGTATCGTAGTACAGAAAGTTCGTGAGGGAAAAAATGATTACGGGTTCAATGCCCGTACAGAACAATACGAGCCATTACTGGAAGCAGGTGTGATTGACCCTGCCAAAGTAACCCGTATTGCCATTGAAAATGCAGCTTCCATTGCAGGCATGCTGCTGACCACCGAATGCGTGATCAGCAATAAGCCTAAAAAAGAAGAAGATGCTGTTGCAACACCCGCTATGAGCAGCATGGATTACTAA
- a CDS encoding co-chaperone GroES: MANNFKFTPLHDRVIVKPAPGEDKTAGGIIIPDTAKEKPQRGTVVAAGPGKKDEPVTVRSGDTVLYGKYAGTEIQVNGENLLIMRESDIFAVL, from the coding sequence ATGGCAAACAATTTCAAGTTCACACCACTTCACGACAGGGTTATTGTGAAACCCGCTCCGGGAGAAGACAAAACAGCCGGAGGCATCATCATCCCAGACACAGCAAAGGAAAAACCTCAGCGCGGCACCGTGGTTGCGGCAGGTCCTGGTAAAAAGGACGAGCCCGTTACGGTCAGGTCCGGCGACACCGTTTTATACGGAAAGTATGCCGGCACAGAGATACAGGTGAACGGGGAGAACCTGTTGATCATGCGTGAGTCAGACATCTTTGCTGTGCTCTAG
- a CDS encoding TlpA family protein disulfide reductase: MKRILLIGSVLYCSSLLAQPIKLSGTLASAAGKSLELSNLNEQKWTVQADSSGKFSQSFSDIEKGYYSLSGVGAVYLAPGFDLNITKEKDKILFRGKGNIENNLIVTLNNNIRQLSEEVKEGKMNMVSFPDFQKKMENWKQQQYLLISKTKIKDPAFAAHRRGDIDYAARNIVRDYTYVYGVDMKKRDNFFALMQKMAGNFDRAKLDSARNEMEVKKLTRAERDAIDSINHLGTSMNDEALFKASAIYRRWMDQEIGALIYKPKYRDDFNKGAKSEAIQSKVVGNEISNAFIREYWQYDIASIALKMSEDLAEADSIYAAYSAIARNNNYSSIVNGIYAKIKKFTKGAPAPDFNFRTVSGEKISLASLRGNIVYIDVWATWCGPCKAEIPHLKKVEANYHGKPISFVSISVDELKDTDKWIAYVTDNNLKGVQLMADNAFNSTFIQEFNIAAIPRFIMIDKEGKIISANAMRPSNKKLSEELDKYLAL; the protein is encoded by the coding sequence ATGAAAAGAATACTTCTTATTGGCTCGGTGCTTTATTGCAGCAGCCTCCTTGCACAGCCCATCAAACTAAGTGGAACACTGGCATCAGCTGCCGGCAAATCACTGGAGCTAAGCAATCTGAATGAACAAAAATGGACAGTCCAGGCAGACAGCTCCGGAAAATTCAGTCAAAGTTTCAGCGATATTGAAAAAGGATACTACAGTCTCAGTGGCGTTGGTGCCGTATACCTTGCTCCCGGCTTCGACCTGAACATTACGAAAGAGAAAGATAAAATCCTTTTCCGTGGAAAGGGAAACATCGAGAACAATCTTATCGTAACCCTGAACAACAATATCAGACAGTTGAGTGAAGAAGTGAAAGAAGGAAAAATGAACATGGTGTCTTTTCCTGATTTCCAGAAAAAAATGGAAAACTGGAAACAGCAGCAATATCTCCTGATCAGCAAAACAAAAATCAAAGACCCTGCATTCGCTGCTCATCGCAGGGGTGATATCGATTATGCAGCCAGGAATATCGTCCGGGATTATACTTACGTATACGGTGTGGACATGAAAAAACGTGACAATTTTTTTGCACTGATGCAAAAAATGGCCGGCAATTTCGACAGGGCAAAACTCGACTCAGCCAGGAATGAAATGGAGGTAAAGAAACTCACAAGGGCAGAAAGGGATGCAATCGACTCCATCAATCATCTCGGTACCTCTATGAATGATGAGGCGCTTTTCAAAGCATCGGCCATTTACAGGAGGTGGATGGACCAGGAGATAGGGGCTCTGATCTATAAGCCAAAGTACCGGGATGATTTCAACAAGGGCGCTAAGTCCGAAGCCATCCAGAGCAAGGTGGTGGGCAATGAGATCAGTAATGCGTTCATCAGGGAATACTGGCAATATGATATTGCTTCCATTGCATTGAAAATGTCTGAAGACCTTGCTGAAGCAGACAGTATTTATGCTGCTTACAGCGCTATTGCCCGCAACAACAACTATAGCTCCATCGTCAACGGGATCTACGCCAAAATAAAGAAATTCACAAAAGGAGCGCCAGCGCCGGATTTTAATTTCAGGACGGTGTCCGGTGAAAAAATATCGCTCGCCAGCCTGCGTGGCAATATCGTGTACATCGATGTTTGGGCAACCTGGTGCGGCCCCTGCAAAGCAGAGATACCACACCTCAAGAAAGTGGAAGCTAACTACCATGGTAAGCCGATCAGCTTTGTGAGCATTTCAGTGGACGAGCTCAAAGACACGGATAAATGGATCGCATATGTAACCGACAACAATCTCAAAGGCGTGCAACTGATGGCGGACAATGCTTTCAATTCCACCTTCATCCAGGAATTCAATATCGCCGCCATTCCTCGTTTTATCATGATCGATAAAGAAGGAAAGATCATTTCAGCCAATGCCATGCGGCCCTCCAACAAAAAGCTCAGTGAGGAACTGGACAAATACTTAGCGCTGTAA
- a CDS encoding RagB/SusD family nutrient uptake outer membrane protein, protein MNKIIPIILSSVLFITSCEKKFLEVDQPGVVTVSATPDYDQLLNADDVNGYFGWPLIQLSDNFEYLPTRTPNGITARLYTWQDQPYVNEDPTLWSMPYKTVYYANLVINEVMDSRGGSQLEKEKLKAEGLLARAYAHFCIAQLYAKPYDPATAASDPGIPYVTSADMYAKTPSRSTVKDSYEKMIKDIRDALPNLSDLHPVPYRGSKAAAYASLARIYLHMQDYDNTIENADAALALKSDLLDISAANATAPDLLSNPENLYLRSNYELTHVLRTKLTASAAALFSTTDNRERLLASKTSGLRIRQTNFGISVPETMLTKAEALVRKPSPDLNSALGIINSINAKRDRNHVDLHSTDAAEVLNWVLNERRRELIASPIRWFDSRRLAREGKTPTVIRNLGTDIYTLTPDSKKYTLQIPQAVINFNPDMPLNER, encoded by the coding sequence ATGAACAAGATCATCCCCATCATATTATCATCCGTCTTATTCATCACAAGCTGTGAGAAAAAATTCCTGGAAGTGGATCAGCCCGGCGTGGTTACTGTTAGCGCTACTCCGGATTATGATCAACTCCTGAATGCAGATGACGTGAATGGTTATTTCGGCTGGCCGCTGATCCAGCTGAGCGACAATTTCGAATATCTGCCTACCCGTACCCCCAACGGCATTACAGCAAGATTGTACACCTGGCAGGACCAGCCTTATGTGAATGAAGATCCCACACTCTGGTCCATGCCTTACAAAACTGTTTATTATGCCAATCTCGTGATCAATGAAGTGATGGACTCCAGAGGAGGATCACAACTTGAAAAAGAAAAACTGAAAGCAGAAGGATTGCTGGCAAGGGCTTACGCGCATTTCTGCATTGCCCAGTTATATGCGAAGCCCTATGATCCCGCCACTGCGGCATCAGATCCGGGCATCCCGTATGTTACTTCCGCTGATATGTATGCGAAAACGCCATCCAGGTCTACCGTGAAAGATAGCTATGAAAAAATGATCAAAGACATCCGTGATGCACTGCCCAACCTTTCCGATCTGCATCCCGTTCCTTACCGTGGCAGTAAAGCAGCTGCATACGCGTCACTGGCCAGGATCTACCTGCACATGCAGGACTACGATAACACCATTGAAAATGCAGATGCTGCGCTCGCATTGAAAAGTGATCTGCTTGATATTTCGGCGGCCAACGCTACTGCACCTGACCTGTTGTCCAATCCTGAGAACCTTTATCTCCGAAGCAATTACGAGCTCACCCATGTACTGAGAACAAAGCTCACTGCCAGTGCAGCCGCTTTGTTCAGCACTACAGATAACCGGGAAAGACTACTGGCCTCCAAAACAAGCGGGCTGAGGATCAGGCAAACCAATTTTGGCATCTCCGTTCCTGAAACCATGCTCACCAAGGCAGAAGCCCTGGTGCGCAAACCTTCACCCGATCTCAATTCAGCACTAGGCATCATCAACAGCATCAATGCAAAACGCGACAGGAATCATGTTGACCTCCATTCCACCGATGCAGCTGAAGTGCTCAACTGGGTACTGAATGAAAGAAGAAGGGAGCTGATCGCCAGCCCGATCCGCTGGTTCGACAGTCGAAGACTGGCCAGGGAAGGTAAAACACCTACCGTTATACGAAATCTTGGTACTGATATCTATACACTTACTCCGGACAGCAAAAAATATACTTTACAAATCCCGCAGGCCGTGATCAATTTCAATCCCGACATGCCTTTGAACGAACGATAA